In a genomic window of Verrucomicrobiota bacterium:
- the cbiD gene encoding cobalamin biosynthesis protein CbiD, which produces MKVMNALDLSILAENGLRRGFTTGSCATAAVKAALLKLLCGELTGRVNVTLPDGEFYLTIPIESVYDEPDGWVRATVIKDAGDDPDQTHRARIFARVRSNSSGRVIFRRGEGVGIVTQPGLAVPVGEPAINPAPRKMILRAVQEVLAEGDSIGPSGYDVEIGCENGAEIARRTFNPRLGIEGGISILGTTGVVEPKSMAAFKASIETYIRVALGDNPPEIVLAPGNIGQRFARATLDAPLKRVVQMSNFVGFALDCVERTLLENGQRLPRLWIVGHPGKLAKVLDGVWDTHSQRSESAVRPVRRIAGACGFTAEECARFQASRTVEGIIESLAGDERAPAFWREVETRIAAAIGPKLSTVDRVCVRIFTLDGKELGG; this is translated from the coding sequence ATGAAGGTGATGAACGCGCTCGATCTGTCCATCCTTGCCGAAAACGGGTTACGCCGCGGGTTCACCACCGGGTCCTGCGCGACGGCGGCGGTGAAAGCGGCGCTGTTGAAATTACTCTGCGGTGAGCTTACCGGGCGGGTAAACGTCACTTTGCCGGACGGCGAATTTTATCTGACGATTCCGATTGAAAGCGTGTACGACGAACCGGACGGCTGGGTGCGGGCAACCGTGATCAAGGACGCAGGCGACGATCCGGACCAGACCCATCGGGCCAGGATTTTTGCCCGTGTTCGATCCAATTCCAGCGGCCGGGTCATCTTTCGGCGTGGCGAAGGCGTTGGGATCGTGACCCAGCCGGGCCTGGCGGTGCCGGTAGGCGAACCGGCTATCAATCCGGCCCCCCGGAAGATGATTTTGCGGGCGGTCCAGGAAGTGCTGGCCGAAGGCGATAGCATTGGCCCGTCAGGTTACGACGTTGAGATCGGTTGTGAAAATGGAGCCGAAATCGCCCGCCGCACGTTTAACCCGCGTCTCGGGATCGAGGGCGGCATCTCGATCCTCGGCACCACCGGGGTCGTCGAGCCGAAATCAATGGCGGCCTTCAAAGCGTCGATCGAGACCTATATCCGCGTGGCGCTCGGGGATAACCCGCCCGAAATCGTGCTTGCGCCCGGAAACATCGGACAACGCTTCGCCCGCGCCACGCTTGATGCGCCGCTTAAGCGGGTCGTGCAGATGTCGAACTTCGTCGGGTTCGCCCTGGACTGCGTCGAGCGCACGCTCCTGGAAAACGGGCAACGGCTCCCCCGTCTGTGGATCGTCGGGCACCCGGGCAAGCTCGCGAAGGTTCTTGACGGTGTTTGGGATACGCACTCGCAGCGGAGCGAGAGCGCGGTAAGGCCGGTTCGCCGGATCGCGGGGGCGTGCGGGTTCACCGCCGAAGAGTGCGCGCGTTTTCAGGCCTCAAGAACGGTGGAGGGAATCATCGAATCCCTGGCCGGTGACGAGCGGGCGCCCGCTTTCTGGCGCGAGGTTGAGACCCGGATCGCCGCCGCCATAGGCCCGAAGCTGTCCACGGTGGACCGCGTCTGCGTGCGGATTTTTACCCTGGACGGGAAGGAACTCGGAGGCTGA
- the cobI gene encoding precorrin-2 C(20)-methyltransferase, producing the protein MEHLGTFYGIGVGPGEPGLITLAAWEALQRCDVIFTPRAQSASASAARNCLPPHAIPDKRFREIEFRMDPDREVLREFYTLLAGQIAAELRAGRNAGYLTLGDPLTYSTYGYTLAALRGCLPQLRHRTFPGITSYCALAAATDWPLGEGKERVLILPCPESMIELRHAIEENDIVVLMKIGGRLPSVLELLRQLGIAEHCAFGRHVGMQKEFIARQAHELEAVSENHGYLATMLIRKTPPVNRHA; encoded by the coding sequence ATGGAACACCTGGGCACATTTTATGGAATCGGCGTCGGGCCGGGCGAACCCGGGCTCATCACGCTGGCGGCGTGGGAAGCGTTGCAACGGTGCGACGTGATCTTCACTCCGCGCGCGCAATCCGCCTCTGCGTCCGCCGCTCGAAACTGCCTTCCGCCGCACGCGATCCCGGACAAACGGTTCCGCGAAATCGAGTTCCGCATGGACCCGGATCGCGAAGTCTTGCGCGAATTTTATACGCTCCTGGCGGGGCAGATCGCGGCCGAACTGCGCGCCGGACGCAACGCCGGGTACCTGACGCTCGGCGACCCGCTCACCTACTCGACCTACGGTTACACGCTCGCAGCCCTTCGCGGCTGCCTGCCGCAACTCCGGCACCGGACATTTCCCGGCATCACCAGTTATTGCGCGCTCGCCGCCGCGACCGACTGGCCCCTGGGCGAAGGCAAGGAACGGGTGCTGATCCTGCCGTGTCCCGAATCGATGATCGAGCTGCGCCATGCCATTGAGGAAAATGACATCGTCGTGCTCATGAAGATCGGCGGGCGCCTGCCGTCGGTCCTGGAGCTCTTACGCCAACTGGGCATCGCCGAGCACTGCGCCTTCGGCCGGCATGTCGGCATGCAAAAGGAATTCATCGCCCGGCAGGCGCACGAACTCGAGGCCGTTTCCGAGAACCACGGTTACCTTGCCACGATGCTGATCCGCAAAACGCCGCCGGTAAATCGCCATGCTTGA